One Algoriphagus sp. Y33 genomic window, GAGGTCAATATGAAAAGATCAAACTGAAAATTGACACTGCGATTCAGGAAGTCATAGATCAAAGTACATTTATCAAAGGCCCTGTAGTTCAATCATTCCAGACTGAACTACAGGATTACCTCAATGTCCAGGGTGTTGTGACCTGCGGAAATGGCACCGATGCATTACAGATCGCTTTGATGGGACTGGATCTTAGTCCAGGAGATGAGGTGATCACTGCTGCCTTTACTTACCCTGCCACTGCTGAAGTAATTGTACTCTTGGGACTCGTGCCTGTATTGGTAGATGTAGACCCTGAGACTTTTCTTATAAACCCAGATCTAATTGAAGCGGCTATTACTTATAAAACCAAGGTTATTCTTCCCGTACATCTTTTTGGGCAGTGCGCTGATATGGAAAGAATTCTAGCCATTGCAACAATGCATAAGCTATTTGTAATAGAAGATGTGGCTCAAGCCATGGGGGCAGAATACCATTTTACTGATGGAAGTATTGCTAAAGCTGGAACTATGGGGGATATCGGGTGTACCTCGTTTTTTCCTTCCAAAAATCTGGGATGTTTCGGAGACGGGGGTGCGCTGTTTTCCAATGATAAGGCACTGTGCAATAAGTTGAGAATGATTGCAAATCATGGGCAGTCTGTTCAATATTTCCACGATGTAGTAGGTGTGAATAGTAGATTGGATGCAATACAGGCAGCTATTTTGAGGGTAAAACTCCCTTATTTGGATAGCTACAACATTGCAAGGCAGTTAGCTGCGGATTATTACGACAGGGAATTGAAGGAGTCTGAGTTTCTGAGAACACCAAAGAGGGCAGGGAATGGTAGCCATGTATTTCATCAGTATACTCTCTTAATTACTGGTGGTGTTGACAGGGACAAATTGAGAAGTAGATTGGCTGATAAAGGCGTTCCCACAATGATATATTACCCACTGCCTATTCATCAGCAGCAAGCTTACCGAAGTGATAGAAATTCAGTGGGGCAGTTTCCTGTTGCTGAGTCTCTTCCCTCTAGGGTGTTATCATTGCCTATTCATACAGAAATGACTCAGGAACAGCTTGATTACATTGTTTCCTTATTGAAAGAAGAACTGGCTGGTAATTGAGACGGCGGAGCCTTTTGACCTGTCGGTTTGAAGAGGTATAGAATCATAATGATTAAGAGGCTTGAGAAGAAATAAATGTTTTGTATTAATAGCAATTGTGAGTATCACTAAATGAATTGAATAATGAAGAATTTTGCGCTGATTGGAGCTTCTGGTTATATCGCTCCTAGACATATGAAGGCAATAATGGAAACAGGCAACACACTCGCAGCTGCCTATGATCCTTATGACGGAGTGGGAATTATGGACTCATATTTTCCGGAATCTTCTTTTTTTGTAGAGTTTGAAAGGTTTGACAGACATATTGAAAAGTTAAAGAGGCAGCAAAAGGCGGTTGATATCGTAAGCATATGCTCCCCAAATTACTTACATGACAGTCATATTCGGTTTGGACTGAGAAGCGGAATGGATGTAATATGTGAAAAGCCAATTGTGCTTAATCCTTGGAATATTGATGCTCTAGAGCAAATCCAAAGAGAAACAGGTAATACAATCTATTCGGTGTTGCAGTTGCGGCTCCATAATTCAATAAAAGAACTTAAACAGAAAATTGAAAACGGTCCTAAGGACAAAATCTATGATATAGATCTAACCTACCTTACTTCGAGAGGTAAGTGGTATTATACTTCATGGAAAGGTGATATCACTAAATCAGGGGGCATCGCTACTAACATAGGTGTCCATTTTTTTGACATGCTGATTTGGATATTTGGGGAATTGAAATCGCAGACAGTTAATGTTCATACTCATGACAGGGCATGTGGAGTTATGGATTTGGAGAGAGCCCGAGTGAGATGGTTTTTAAGTATCAATGACCAATGTCTGCCAGAGGCCGCTGTAAAAGCAGGGAAGAGAACCTATAGATCCATTATTATAGAAGGGGAAGAACTTGAATTTAGCGAAGGTTTTACG contains:
- a CDS encoding DegT/DnrJ/EryC1/StrS aminotransferase family protein; this encodes MSEKINGISMVDLRGQYEKIKLKIDTAIQEVIDQSTFIKGPVVQSFQTELQDYLNVQGVVTCGNGTDALQIALMGLDLSPGDEVITAAFTYPATAEVIVLLGLVPVLVDVDPETFLINPDLIEAAITYKTKVILPVHLFGQCADMERILAIATMHKLFVIEDVAQAMGAEYHFTDGSIAKAGTMGDIGCTSFFPSKNLGCFGDGGALFSNDKALCNKLRMIANHGQSVQYFHDVVGVNSRLDAIQAAILRVKLPYLDSYNIARQLAADYYDRELKESEFLRTPKRAGNGSHVFHQYTLLITGGVDRDKLRSRLADKGVPTMIYYPLPIHQQQAYRSDRNSVGQFPVAESLPSRVLSLPIHTEMTQEQLDYIVSLLKEELAGN
- a CDS encoding Gfo/Idh/MocA family protein; translated protein: MKNFALIGASGYIAPRHMKAIMETGNTLAAAYDPYDGVGIMDSYFPESSFFVEFERFDRHIEKLKRQQKAVDIVSICSPNYLHDSHIRFGLRSGMDVICEKPIVLNPWNIDALEQIQRETGNTIYSVLQLRLHNSIKELKQKIENGPKDKIYDIDLTYLTSRGKWYYTSWKGDITKSGGIATNIGVHFFDMLIWIFGELKSQTVNVHTHDRACGVMDLERARVRWFLSINDQCLPEAAVKAGKRTYRSIIIEGEELEFSEGFTDLHTATYQDILNGGGFNITDTRAAIEVVHQIRHAETVGLNGEYHPLAKLPLVEHPFQVL